The Streptomyces seoulensis genome contains a region encoding:
- a CDS encoding SsgA family sporulation/cell division regulator — protein MRESVQAEVMMSFLVSEELSFRIPVELRYETSDPYAVRLTFHLPGDAPVTWVFGRELMIDGVGRPCGEGDVHIAPVDCEVLGEVLIRLQVGGDQALFRSSTPPLVAFLDRTDKLVPLGQEGALADFDTHLDEALGRILAEEQSAG, from the coding sequence ATGCGCGAGTCCGTACAGGCAGAAGTCATGATGAGCTTTCTCGTCTCGGAGGAGCTTTCCTTCCGTATTCCGGTGGAGTTGCGCTACGAGACGAGTGATCCCTACGCGGTGCGGCTCACCTTCCACCTGCCCGGTGACGCCCCGGTGACCTGGGTCTTCGGCCGGGAGTTGATGATCGACGGGGTCGGCCGGCCGTGCGGCGAGGGTGATGTGCACATCGCCCCCGTCGACTGCGAGGTGCTGGGCGAGGTGCTGATCCGCCTTCAGGTAGGCGGTGACCAGGCGCTCTTCCGCTCCTCCACACCCCCGCTGGTGGCGTTCCTCGACCGCACCGACAAGCTGGTGCCGCTCGGGCAGGAGGGTGCGCTGGCCGACTTCGACACCCACCTCGACGAGGCACTGGGCCGCATCCTGGCCGAGGAGCAGAGCGCGGGCTGA
- a CDS encoding YibE/F family protein, protein MTTTQQPPYPPPGPPHRPGSGPGPGDGGGHGHGSGDGHGGHGQGHGSGGGHGHSHSHSHGPAAPVSKHLRKVIAAILIPFSAAVVVGLVVLWPGGAPPHQRTGVGFDRQTQQATVTQVTSVSCQVGGAGGGAPAGDPSATGAGAAAQKDEKGPCKKATVRVDTGKDRGRTFTELVQPDQTRQLHQGDKVVVAYEPTAPRELQYAVTDLDRKFPMALLAGIFAVAVVVVGRLRGVMALVALAVSFMVLTLFILPAVLQGSNPLLVAVVGASAIMLIALYMCHGLSARTSVAVVGTLVSLLLIGFLGSQFIGWAALTGNTDDNTGLIHGLYPSIDMSGLLLAGVIIGSLGVLDDVTVTQTSAVWELHEANPSMGWRGLYRAGIRIGRDHIASVVNTLVLAYAGAALPLLLLFSIAQSGVGTVATSELVAEEIVRTLVGSIGLVASVPVTTALAALVVSADRPAPGAAAAPAGAPPVAAPGGRGRRRKR, encoded by the coding sequence GTGACCACGACGCAGCAGCCTCCCTACCCACCCCCCGGCCCACCCCACCGGCCCGGCTCCGGACCAGGCCCCGGCGACGGGGGTGGACACGGACACGGCTCCGGAGACGGGCATGGCGGCCACGGCCAGGGGCACGGCTCCGGGGGCGGGCACGGTCACTCCCACAGTCACAGCCACGGTCCCGCCGCCCCGGTGTCCAAGCACCTGCGCAAGGTCATCGCGGCGATCCTGATCCCGTTCAGCGCGGCGGTGGTCGTGGGTCTGGTGGTGCTCTGGCCCGGAGGCGCTCCGCCGCACCAGCGCACCGGGGTCGGCTTCGACCGCCAGACGCAGCAGGCAACGGTCACCCAGGTCACCTCGGTGAGCTGCCAGGTGGGCGGCGCCGGCGGGGGAGCCCCGGCCGGTGATCCCTCCGCCACGGGCGCGGGTGCGGCCGCCCAGAAGGACGAGAAGGGCCCCTGCAAGAAGGCGACGGTCCGGGTCGACACCGGCAAGGACCGGGGCCGTACCTTCACCGAGCTGGTGCAGCCGGACCAGACCCGGCAGTTGCACCAGGGCGACAAGGTCGTGGTCGCCTACGAGCCCACGGCGCCGAGGGAACTCCAGTACGCGGTCACCGATCTGGACCGGAAGTTCCCCATGGCGCTGCTCGCCGGGATCTTCGCGGTCGCCGTCGTGGTGGTGGGCCGGCTGCGCGGCGTGATGGCGCTGGTGGCCCTGGCCGTCAGCTTCATGGTGCTGACCCTGTTCATCCTGCCCGCGGTGCTGCAGGGCTCGAACCCGCTGCTCGTGGCCGTGGTAGGGGCGAGCGCGATCATGCTCATCGCGCTGTACATGTGCCATGGCCTGTCGGCGCGGACCTCCGTCGCGGTGGTCGGCACCCTGGTCTCACTGCTGCTGATCGGTTTCCTCGGCTCGCAGTTCATCGGCTGGGCGGCGCTCACCGGCAACACGGACGACAACACCGGCCTGATCCACGGGCTCTACCCGTCGATCGACATGAGCGGCCTGCTGCTCGCGGGCGTCATCATCGGCTCGCTGGGCGTGCTGGACGATGTGACGGTCACCCAGACCTCGGCGGTGTGGGAACTGCACGAGGCCAACCCGTCGATGGGCTGGCGCGGGCTGTACCGCGCGGGCATCCGCATCGGCCGCGACCACATCGCCTCCGTCGTCAACACCCTCGTCCTCGCCTACGCGGGCGCCGCGCTGCCCCTGCTGCTGCTGTTCTCCATCGCGCAGAGCGGTGTGGGAACGGTGGCCACCAGTGAGCTGGTCGCCGAGGAGATCGTGCGCACGCTCGTCGGCTCGATCGGCCTGGTCGCCTCGGTCCCGGTCACCACCGCGCTCGCCGCCTTGGTCGTCTCGGCCGACCGCCCCGCTCCCGGTGCGGCGGCGGCTCCCGCGGGCGCCCCACCCGTCGCGGCCCCGGGCGGCAGGGGACGACGCCGGAAGCGCTGA
- the thiC gene encoding phosphomethylpyrimidine synthase ThiC, giving the protein MTNKDARTPASTQNATNSSPHEEAGKSVGWHKAYVEGSRPDLRVPVRQVHLTNGSSVTLYDTSGPYTDPEADTDVRRGLAPLREHWIVARGDTEEYAGRPARPEDDGIKHTSPRGGLRNLDAVFPGRPRQPRRGRAGRAVTQLAYARQGEITPEMEFVALRENVSPEVVREEIAAGRAVLPANVNHPEIEPMIIGKRFLVKVNANIGNSAVTSSIEEEVEKMTWATRWGADTVMDLSTGRNIHTTREWVLRNSPVPIGTVPLYQALEKVDGKAEELTWEIYKDTVIEQAEQGVDYMTVHAGVRLPYVPLTANRKTGIVSRGGSIMAAWCLAHHKESFLYENFEELCEILAAYDVTYSLGDGLRPGSIADANDEAQFAELRTLGELNRIARRFDVQTMIEGPGHVPMHKIKENIDLQQEICDEAPFYTLGPLTTDVAPAYDHITSGIGAAMIAWWGTAMLCYVTPKEHLGLPNRDDVKTGVITYKIAAHAADLAKGHPGAQEWDDALSDARFEFRWEDQFNLALDPDTAREFHDETLPAEPAKTAHFCSMCGPKFCSMKISQDIRREHGSDRAEIEEGMARKSLEFAATGNRVYLPIAEQRD; this is encoded by the coding sequence ATGACCAACAAGGACGCACGCACGCCTGCCTCCACGCAGAACGCGACGAACAGTTCGCCGCACGAGGAGGCCGGGAAGTCCGTCGGCTGGCACAAGGCGTATGTCGAGGGTTCGCGCCCCGACCTGCGCGTGCCGGTCCGTCAGGTGCATCTCACCAACGGGTCGTCGGTCACGCTGTACGACACCTCCGGCCCGTACACCGATCCGGAAGCCGACACCGACGTCCGCCGGGGGCTGGCCCCCTTGCGGGAGCACTGGATCGTCGCCCGTGGCGACACCGAGGAGTACGCGGGCCGCCCCGCCCGTCCCGAGGACGACGGGATCAAGCACACCTCGCCGCGCGGCGGGCTGCGCAACCTGGATGCCGTCTTCCCCGGACGTCCCCGCCAGCCCCGGCGCGGGCGCGCGGGCCGGGCGGTCACCCAGCTCGCGTACGCCCGCCAGGGGGAGATCACGCCCGAGATGGAGTTCGTGGCACTTCGGGAGAACGTCTCTCCCGAGGTGGTCCGCGAGGAGATCGCGGCGGGTCGCGCCGTGCTGCCCGCCAATGTGAACCACCCGGAGATCGAGCCGATGATCATCGGCAAGCGCTTCCTGGTGAAGGTCAACGCCAACATCGGCAACAGCGCGGTCACTTCCTCGATCGAGGAGGAGGTGGAGAAGATGACCTGGGCCACCCGCTGGGGCGCCGACACGGTCATGGACCTCTCCACCGGCCGCAACATCCACACCACCCGCGAGTGGGTACTGCGCAACTCCCCTGTCCCCATCGGCACGGTGCCGCTCTACCAGGCGCTGGAGAAGGTCGACGGCAAGGCCGAGGAGCTGACCTGGGAGATCTACAAGGACACGGTGATCGAGCAGGCCGAACAGGGCGTGGACTACATGACGGTGCACGCCGGTGTGCGTCTGCCGTACGTACCCCTGACGGCGAACCGGAAGACGGGCATCGTCTCGCGCGGCGGCTCGATCATGGCCGCGTGGTGCCTGGCGCACCACAAGGAGTCGTTCCTGTACGAGAACTTCGAGGAGCTCTGCGAGATCCTCGCCGCGTACGACGTCACCTACTCGCTCGGTGACGGTCTGCGGCCCGGCTCGATCGCAGACGCCAACGACGAGGCGCAGTTCGCGGAGTTGCGCACGCTCGGGGAGCTCAACCGGATCGCCCGGCGTTTCGATGTACAGACGATGATCGAGGGCCCCGGGCACGTCCCGATGCACAAGATCAAGGAGAACATCGACCTCCAGCAGGAGATCTGCGATGAAGCTCCGTTCTATACGCTCGGCCCGCTGACCACCGACGTCGCGCCCGCGTACGACCACATCACCTCGGGCATCGGCGCCGCGATGATCGCCTGGTGGGGCACGGCGATGCTCTGCTACGTCACGCCCAAGGAGCACCTGGGCCTGCCGAACCGGGACGACGTGAAGACCGGCGTCATCACCTACAAGATCGCCGCCCACGCGGCCGACCTGGCCAAGGGGCACCCCGGCGCCCAGGAATGGGACGACGCGCTCTCGGACGCCCGCTTCGAGTTCCGGTGGGAGGACCAGTTCAACCTCGCCCTGGACCCGGACACGGCACGGGAGTTCCACGACGAGACCCTGCCCGCCGAGCCCGCCAAGACGGCTCACTTCTGCTCCATGTGCGGCCCGAAGTTCTGCAGCATGAAGATCTCGCAGGACATCAGGCGCGAACACGGGAGTGACCGGGCCGAGATCGAGGAGGGCATGGCGAGGAAGTCCCTGGAGTTCGCGGCCACGGGCAACCGGGTCTATCTGCCGATCGCGGAGCAGCGGGACTAG
- a CDS encoding metallophosphoesterase: MTQGAGQGPETERTATLRDFRVPAYVHETGPYADVHPGDVVPAHEAEHPEGYTPTERDLPVIQRGDTLQPPADPAPAAPAPQPGEGPGPLFVVGDVHGYIEELLTALRAKGLIDEAGQWCAGTSRLWFLGDFTDRGPDGIGVIDLVMRLSAEAAAAGGYCKALMGNHELLLLGAKRFGDTPVNSGAGTATFQAAWLLNGGQKTDMDRLQDHHLQWMARLDAVEEVDGYLLLHSDTTAYLDYGDSIEAVNDTVREALTRNDADEVWDLFRKFTKRFSFRDEGGADAVRSLLDTYGGGRVVHGHSPIPYLLGQVGSEEGEDSGGPRVEGPHVYADGLAIAMDGGVTMAGKLLVQQLPLES; the protein is encoded by the coding sequence ATGACTCAGGGGGCCGGTCAGGGACCCGAGACGGAGCGAACGGCGACGTTGCGCGACTTCCGGGTACCCGCTTACGTCCACGAGACCGGTCCGTACGCCGACGTGCACCCCGGTGACGTCGTCCCTGCGCACGAGGCGGAGCATCCCGAGGGGTACACCCCGACCGAGCGGGACCTGCCGGTCATCCAGCGCGGCGACACGCTCCAGCCGCCGGCCGACCCGGCTCCGGCCGCCCCGGCGCCGCAGCCCGGCGAGGGACCCGGCCCGCTGTTCGTCGTGGGCGACGTCCACGGCTACATCGAGGAGCTGCTGACCGCCCTGCGCGCCAAGGGCCTGATCGACGAAGCCGGCCAGTGGTGCGCGGGCACCTCCAGGCTGTGGTTCCTCGGTGACTTCACCGACCGGGGCCCGGACGGCATCGGCGTCATCGACCTCGTGATGCGGCTGTCCGCCGAGGCCGCCGCCGCCGGCGGCTACTGCAAGGCCCTCATGGGCAACCACGAGCTGCTGCTGCTGGGCGCCAAGCGGTTCGGCGACACGCCGGTCAACTCCGGCGCGGGAACCGCCACCTTCCAGGCGGCCTGGCTGCTCAACGGCGGCCAGAAGACCGACATGGACCGCCTCCAGGACCACCACCTCCAGTGGATGGCCCGGCTCGACGCGGTCGAGGAGGTCGACGGCTACCTGCTGCTCCACTCCGACACCACCGCCTACCTCGACTACGGCGACTCGATCGAGGCCGTCAACGACACCGTCCGCGAGGCGCTAACCCGCAACGACGCGGACGAGGTGTGGGACCTGTTCCGCAAGTTCACCAAGCGCTTCTCCTTCCGCGACGAGGGCGGCGCCGACGCCGTGCGCTCCCTTCTCGATACGTACGGCGGCGGCCGTGTCGTTCACGGCCACAGCCCGATTCCCTACCTGCTGGGCCAGGTCGGCTCCGAGGAGGGCGAGGACAGCGGCGGCCCCCGCGTCGAGGGACCGCACGTGTACGCCGACGGCCTCGCCATCGCCATGGACGGCGGCGTGACGATGGCCGGAAAGCTGCTGGTCCAGCAACTCCCTCTGGAATCCTGA
- a CDS encoding LacI family DNA-binding transcriptional regulator: MTAAGKHQVSRAETSRRGTRPGRAGIRDVAAAAGVSITTVSDALNGKGRLPDATRRHVREVADRLGYRPSAAARTLRTGKSGLIGLTVTTYGDEPFTFTEFAYFAEMARAATSAALARGYALVILPATSRHDVWSNVALDGTVVIDPSDQDPVVSELVRQGLPVVSDGRPAGSLPVTAWVDNDHEAAVLGILDHLAAAGARRIGLLTGTTTDTYTHLSTTAYLRWCERVGQDPVYEAYPAHDPCAGAIAADRLLARPDRPDAVYGLFDPNGTDLLAAARRYGLRVPEDLLLVCCSESTVYATTEPPITTLSLKPRRIGTAVVQLLIDAIEGVESDQPVEQVIPTELIVRTSSQRRPPRTTVSPPRTPERG; encoded by the coding sequence ATGACAGCAGCAGGGAAGCACCAGGTGAGCCGCGCGGAAACCTCCCGGCGGGGCACCCGGCCAGGCCGGGCGGGCATCAGAGACGTGGCCGCCGCCGCCGGGGTCTCCATCACGACCGTCTCCGACGCCCTCAACGGCAAGGGGCGGCTCCCGGACGCCACCCGCCGCCATGTCCGCGAGGTCGCGGACCGACTGGGCTACCGGCCCTCGGCCGCCGCCCGCACCCTCCGTACCGGCAAGTCCGGCCTGATCGGCCTGACCGTGACCACGTACGGGGATGAACCTTTCACCTTCACCGAGTTCGCCTACTTCGCCGAGATGGCGCGTGCCGCCACCTCCGCCGCGCTCGCCCGCGGCTACGCCCTGGTCATCCTGCCCGCGACCTCCCGCCACGACGTGTGGTCCAACGTCGCGCTGGACGGCACCGTCGTCATCGACCCCTCCGACCAGGACCCGGTCGTCAGCGAGCTGGTCCGGCAGGGCTTACCGGTCGTCTCCGACGGCCGCCCGGCCGGCTCCCTCCCGGTGACCGCCTGGGTCGACAACGACCACGAGGCCGCCGTCCTCGGCATCCTCGACCACCTGGCCGCCGCCGGGGCCCGCCGCATCGGACTCCTCACCGGCACCACGACGGACACGTACACCCATCTGTCCACCACCGCCTATCTGCGCTGGTGCGAGCGGGTCGGCCAGGACCCGGTCTACGAGGCGTACCCGGCGCACGACCCGTGCGCGGGCGCCATCGCCGCCGACCGGCTGCTCGCCCGCCCCGACCGCCCGGACGCCGTCTACGGTCTCTTCGACCCCAACGGCACCGACCTGCTCGCCGCCGCCCGGCGCTACGGGCTGCGCGTCCCGGAGGACCTGCTGCTGGTGTGCTGCAGCGAGTCCACGGTGTACGCCACCACCGAGCCGCCCATCACCACGCTCTCGCTGAAGCCCCGCCGCATCGGCACCGCGGTCGTGCAGCTCCTCATCGACGCCATCGAGGGGGTCGAGTCGGACCAGCCGGTCGAGCAGGTGATACCGACGGAACTGATCGTGCGCACCTCGTCCCAGCGCCGTCCGCCGCGCACCACTGTCAGCCCGCCCCGGACACCGGAGCGGGGCTGA
- the hisC gene encoding histidinol-phosphate transaminase gives MSETSPKLRAELEGIPTYKPGRPASADGPAAYKLSSNENPYPPLPGVMERVAAAVAEFNRYPDMACGGLMAELAERFGVPVSHLATGTGSVGVAQQLVQATSGPGDEVIYAWRSFEAYPIITRISGATPVQVPLTPDDVHDLDAMADAITDRTRLIFVCNPNNPTGTVVRRAELERFLDRVPRDVLVVLDEAYREFIRDPEVPDGVELYRERPNVCVLRTFSKAYGLAGLRVGFAIAHEPVAAALRKTAVPFGVSHVAQEAAIASLQAEDALLGRVGSLVCERARVVDALRAQGWTVPETQANFVWLRLGERTMEFAAACEDHGVVVRPFPGEGVRVTVGETEANDLFLKAAEAFRREAAQG, from the coding sequence GTGAGCGAGACGAGCCCCAAGCTGCGCGCCGAGCTGGAGGGGATCCCCACCTACAAGCCGGGCAGGCCCGCCTCGGCCGATGGTCCGGCCGCCTACAAGCTGTCCTCCAACGAGAACCCCTATCCCCCGCTGCCGGGTGTGATGGAGCGCGTCGCCGCTGCCGTCGCCGAGTTCAACCGCTACCCCGACATGGCGTGCGGCGGCCTGATGGCCGAGCTGGCGGAGCGGTTCGGCGTCCCGGTCTCCCACCTGGCCACGGGCACCGGCTCGGTCGGCGTGGCCCAGCAGTTGGTGCAGGCGACCAGCGGACCGGGCGACGAGGTGATCTACGCCTGGCGCTCCTTCGAGGCGTACCCGATCATCACGCGGATCAGCGGCGCGACGCCGGTGCAGGTGCCGCTCACGCCGGACGATGTGCACGACCTGGACGCGATGGCGGACGCGATCACCGACCGGACCCGGCTGATCTTCGTGTGCAACCCCAACAACCCGACCGGCACCGTGGTGAGGCGGGCCGAGCTGGAACGGTTCCTCGACCGGGTGCCGCGTGACGTGCTGGTGGTGCTCGACGAGGCGTACCGGGAGTTCATCCGGGACCCCGAGGTGCCCGACGGCGTCGAGCTGTACCGGGAGCGGCCGAACGTCTGCGTGCTGCGCACGTTCTCCAAGGCGTACGGGCTGGCCGGGCTGCGGGTCGGTTTCGCCATCGCGCACGAGCCGGTGGCCGCCGCGCTGCGCAAGACGGCGGTGCCGTTCGGTGTCAGCCATGTCGCGCAGGAGGCGGCGATCGCCTCGCTCCAGGCCGAGGACGCGCTGCTGGGCCGGGTCGGTTCGCTGGTGTGCGAGCGCGCCCGTGTCGTCGACGCGCTGCGTGCGCAGGGCTGGACGGTGCCGGAGACGCAGGCCAACTTCGTGTGGCTTCGGCTGGGGGAGCGGACCATGGAGTTCGCGGCGGCGTGCGAGGACCACGGTGTCGTGGTGCGGCCGTTCCCCGGTGAGGGTGTGCGGGTGACGGTCGGGGAGACCGAGGCGAACGACCTGTTCCTCAAGGCGGCGGAGGCGTTCCGCCGGGAGGCGGCGCAGGGCTGA
- a CDS encoding cytochrome ubiquinol oxidase subunit I produces the protein MELALAPETLARWQFGITTVYHFLFVPLTISLAALTAGLQTAWVRTEKEVYLRATKFWGKLFLINIAMGVVTGIVQEFQFGMNWSDYSRFVGDVFGAPLAFEALIAFFFESTFIGLWIFGWDKLPKKIHLACIWMVSLGTVLSAYFILAANSWMQHPVGYRINKAKGRAELTDFWAVLTQNTALNQAFHTFAAAFLTGGAFVVGISAYHLARRRHIRVMRTSLRLGLVTVVIAGLLTAVSGDLLGKVMFKQQPMKMAAAEALWDGQKPAPFSVFAYGDVDKGHNTVAVEVPGLLSFLANDDFSSYVPGINDIDKAEQEKFGPGDYRPNIPVAYWGFRWMIGFGMTSFALGALGLWLTRKKFLLPRHLRTGDDEIPHLVLFGKRTLGPKLTPWFWRVATWTMAFPLIANAWGWIFTETARQPWAVYGVLQTRQAVSPGVSQAEVVISMAVFTALYAVLAVIEVRLLVKYAKAGPPELTEADLNPPTKIGGDHRDADRPMAFSY, from the coding sequence GTGGAACTGGCGCTGGCGCCGGAGACCCTGGCGCGCTGGCAGTTCGGCATCACCACCGTCTATCACTTTCTGTTCGTCCCCCTGACGATCTCCCTGGCCGCTCTCACGGCCGGGCTGCAGACGGCCTGGGTGCGCACGGAGAAGGAGGTCTACCTCAGGGCCACCAAGTTCTGGGGCAAGCTCTTCCTGATCAACATCGCGATGGGCGTGGTCACCGGCATCGTGCAGGAGTTCCAGTTCGGCATGAACTGGTCGGACTACTCGCGCTTCGTCGGGGACGTCTTCGGCGCCCCGCTGGCGTTCGAGGCGCTCATCGCGTTCTTCTTCGAGTCGACCTTCATCGGGCTGTGGATCTTCGGCTGGGACAAGCTGCCGAAGAAGATCCACCTGGCCTGCATCTGGATGGTCTCGCTCGGCACGGTCCTGTCGGCCTACTTCATCCTGGCGGCCAACTCCTGGATGCAGCATCCGGTCGGCTACCGGATCAACAAGGCCAAGGGCCGCGCCGAACTGACCGACTTCTGGGCCGTGCTGACCCAGAACACCGCGCTCAACCAGGCGTTCCACACCTTCGCCGCGGCCTTCCTGACCGGTGGCGCCTTCGTGGTGGGCATATCCGCCTACCACCTCGCCCGTCGCCGGCACATCAGGGTGATGCGGACCTCGCTCCGGCTCGGCCTGGTCACCGTGGTCATCGCCGGCCTGCTCACCGCGGTCAGCGGAGACCTGCTCGGCAAGGTCATGTTCAAGCAACAGCCGATGAAGATGGCCGCCGCCGAGGCCCTGTGGGACGGTCAGAAGCCCGCGCCCTTCTCGGTCTTCGCCTACGGCGACGTGGACAAGGGCCACAACACCGTCGCCGTCGAGGTGCCCGGACTGCTGTCCTTCCTCGCCAACGACGACTTCTCCTCGTACGTTCCCGGCATCAACGACATCGACAAGGCCGAGCAGGAGAAGTTCGGGCCCGGCGACTACCGGCCCAACATCCCGGTCGCCTACTGGGGCTTCCGCTGGATGATCGGGTTCGGCATGACGTCCTTCGCCCTCGGGGCGCTGGGGCTCTGGCTGACCCGTAAGAAGTTCCTGCTGCCCCGGCATCTGCGCACCGGCGACGACGAGATACCGCATCTGGTGCTGTTCGGGAAGCGGACGCTGGGCCCGAAGCTCACCCCCTGGTTCTGGCGCGTGGCCACCTGGACGATGGCCTTCCCGCTGATCGCCAACGCCTGGGGCTGGATCTTCACCGAGACCGCCCGTCAGCCCTGGGCCGTCTACGGCGTGCTCCAGACCCGGCAAGCGGTCTCCCCCGGTGTCTCCCAGGCCGAGGTCGTCATCTCGATGGCCGTCTTCACCGCGCTGTACGCGGTCCTCGCGGTCATCGAGGTCCGGCTGCTGGTCAAGTACGCCAAGGCCGGGCCGCCGGAGCTGACCGAGGCCGACCTCAACCCGCCCACGAAGATCGGCGGCGACCACCGCGACGCCGACCGGCCGATGGCCTTCTCGTACTAG
- the cydB gene encoding cytochrome d ubiquinol oxidase subunit II produces MELHDVWFVLIAVLWTGYFFLEGFDFGVGVLTRLLARDRPERRVLINTIGPVWDGNEVWLLTAGGATFAAFPEWYATLFSGFYLPFLLVLVCLIVRGVAFEYRVKRPEESWQRNWEWAIFWTSLIPAFLWGVAFGNITWGVKIDRNFEYVGGLGDLFHPYALLGGAVTLTLFTFHGTVFTALKTVGDIRARARRLALRTGPVTVVLALAFLVWTQLHSGDGASLVALAVAAVALVGALGAIWRVREGWAFALSGVTIVATVAMLFLSLFPNVMPSTLDADWSLTVTNASSSPYTLRIMTWCAAIATPLVMLYQGWTYWVFRKRIGTHHIAEAAH; encoded by the coding sequence ATGGAACTGCATGACGTCTGGTTCGTACTGATAGCCGTGCTGTGGACCGGCTACTTCTTCCTGGAGGGGTTCGACTTCGGGGTCGGTGTCCTCACCCGGCTGCTCGCGCGGGACCGGCCCGAGCGGCGGGTGCTGATCAACACCATCGGCCCGGTGTGGGACGGCAACGAGGTGTGGTTGCTCACGGCGGGCGGTGCCACCTTCGCCGCCTTCCCGGAGTGGTACGCCACCCTGTTCTCCGGCTTCTACCTGCCCTTCCTCCTCGTCCTGGTCTGCCTGATCGTGCGGGGCGTCGCCTTCGAGTACCGGGTCAAGCGGCCCGAGGAGAGCTGGCAGCGCAACTGGGAGTGGGCGATCTTCTGGACCTCGCTGATCCCGGCGTTCCTGTGGGGCGTGGCCTTCGGGAACATCACGTGGGGCGTGAAGATCGACCGGAACTTCGAGTACGTCGGCGGCCTCGGTGACCTCTTCCATCCCTACGCCCTGCTCGGCGGCGCGGTGACCCTCACCCTGTTCACCTTCCACGGGACGGTCTTCACGGCGCTCAAGACCGTCGGTGACATCCGGGCGCGGGCCCGCAGGCTGGCGCTGCGCACCGGACCGGTGACCGTAGTCCTGGCGCTCGCCTTCCTGGTCTGGACGCAGCTCCACAGCGGGGACGGTGCGAGCCTGGTCGCCCTGGCCGTGGCGGCCGTCGCCCTGGTCGGAGCGCTGGGAGCCATCTGGCGGGTGCGGGAGGGATGGGCGTTCGCGCTGTCCGGGGTGACCATCGTGGCCACCGTGGCGATGCTGTTCCTGTCGCTCTTCCCGAACGTGATGCCGTCCACCCTCGACGCGGACTGGAGCCTGACGGTCACCAACGCCTCGTCGAGCCCGTACACCCTGAGGATCATGACCTGGTGTGCCGCGATCGCGACCCCGCTCGTCATGCTCTACCAGGGGTGGACGTACTGGGTGTTCCGTAAGCGCATCGGCACCCACCACATCGCCGAAGCCGCACACTGA